The sequence below is a genomic window from Rhodothermales bacterium.
GCACCGTCGGGAGGCCGTCGCGGTTGCCGTCGCGGCCCACCACGCACGGCGCGGCGAACACCGAGGCACTCCGCATCAGCCGGATCACCTCCGGCATCGGGAGGGGGCCGAGCATCTTGACGAAACTGCCGAGCCGCTTCGTGGCGATGCGCTCCCGCAGGGCATGCTCCAGCTCGCCGCCGCCGGCGATATGGCACTCGAAATCGAGCCCTTCCGCCGCGAGCAGGTCGCACGCGTCGATCAGATCCTCAAACCCTTTTTTCTCGACGAGGCGGCCCACCGCCGCGATGATCGGCTTGCGATCCGCCGGATCGGAGAAGGCGAACGCGTCGAGATCCAGCCCGTTGTAGATGCGCGTGACGCGGTCGGCGTGCGCGCCGTAGTGCTGACGGAGAAACCGCAGGTTAAACTCGCTGACGGTGACCACGCCGGCCGCATCGCGCAGCTTGCGGGTCAGGTCGTCCCGGTCGACGCTCTCATGGAAGATGTCCTTCGCATGGGCCGTGAACGTGTACGGCACGCCGGCCATGAGCGCCGCCATCCGCGCCACCGAGGTGGCGGACGTGGCGAAGTGCGCGTGCAGGTGGGTGATGCCCCGGTCGCGGATCATCCGCGTCAGCTGCAAAGCCTGGTATACATCGCGGGGATCCTCCCGATCGAACTGCGCCAGCAGCAGACCCACTTCGGGCCGCTTCGAGGCGATCCGGCCGACC
It includes:
- a CDS encoding glycosyltransferase — translated: MFESNSPRIGYVVKRYPRYSETFIVNEILAHERAGLDLEIFSLRPPCDTHFQASISQVRAPVTYLDEAVKMADLWTAVGRIASKRPEVGLLLAQFDREDPRDVYQALQLTRMIRDRGITHLHAHFATSATSVARMAALMAGVPYTFTAHAKDIFHESVDRDDLTRKLRDAAGVVTVSEFNLRFLRQHYGAHADRVTRIYNGLDLDAFAFSDPADRKPIIAAVGRLVEKKGFEDLIDACDLLAAEGLDFECHIAGGGELEHALRERIATKRLGSFVKMLGPLPMPEVIRLMRSASVFAAPCVVGRDGNRDGLPTV